TTTGGAGCTTTTTTGTTATTCACTGCTTTTAGGATGTTAACACATAAAGAGTCTGAATTCGACCCGAAGAAATCGAAAATGTTTCGATTCATGAAAAAGCTTTTTCCGGTAAGCTACAAAATGGACGGAGACAAATTTTTTATAAAACGGATGGGAGTTAAGGCCGCCACTCCCCTATTTGTTGCACTGTTAATTATTGAGTTGACTGACATCCTTTTTGCACTGGATAGTATTCCCGCAATACTTGCAATCACGGCAGATCCTTTTATAGTTTTCAGTTCCAATATTTTGGCCATTTTAGGATTGCGCTCCATGTATTTTTTAATATCACGCATGCTTACCAAATTTAGATATATCAACTATAGTCTGGTGGTTATACTTGCTTTTGTTGGGGTAAAAATGATTCTTTCACACAATGTTGAAATTCCAGAATGGCTTTCACTGGGAGTAATTGTAGTATCGCTTGCTTCGGGGATTGTTGCCTCAATTTTAATTCCAGATTCCAATCCCTCTGTGGTGGAGGAAGATTAATTTCACAAAATCCCCTTAAAAGTTTGGAATGGTTTTTTTGCTATTGTATCTTTAAAATTATAATCAAAATCGAATAATAT
The Aequorivita iocasae genome window above contains:
- a CDS encoding TerC family protein, producing MIVWVIFIAFIILFLALDLGVFNRTPHVIKTKEAAIWTTVWVTLALGFSGVIYWLFKEGLVANPTNLAPDIAVLKYITGYLIELSLSIDNVFVIAVIFSSFAIPQKYQHEVLFYGILGAIVFRALMIIFGVALINKFDWIIYVFGAFLLFTAFRMLTHKESEFDPKKSKMFRFMKKLFPVSYKMDGDKFFIKRMGVKAATPLFVALLIIELTDILFALDSIPAILAITADPFIVFSSNILAILGLRSMYFLISRMLTKFRYINYSLVVILAFVGVKMILSHNVEIPEWLSLGVIVVSLASGIVASILIPDSNPSVVEED